A single window of Prochlorococcus marinus XMU1410 DNA harbors:
- a CDS encoding trypsin-like peptidase domain-containing protein — MKFLKIKFINLIQIFIVICFCILNFFQNAEVLALNSFESHNFVSSAVKNIGPAVVKIDTERLVERQQFDPTLLDPLLRDLLGEQGITPERERGQGSGVIINDNGLVLTNAHVVERVDNVSVTLADGSICDGQVLGTDVVTDLALVKIDGDAYSGFAPLGNSEDLEVGDWAIALGTPYGLEKTVTLGIISSLHRDINSLGFSDKRLDLIQTDAAINPGNSGGPLINSNGEVIGINTLVRSGPGAGLGFAIPINLAKSVSDQLLKNGEVIHPYLGVQLISLNPRIAKEHNRDPNSLVQLPERNGALIQSVIPNSPAEKAGLRRGDLVIAAENISIKEPKALLDEVEKAQIGKVFLLNILRDNKEIQINIKPEPLPGLT, encoded by the coding sequence ATGAAGTTTCTCAAGATTAAATTTATTAATTTAATCCAAATATTCATTGTTATTTGTTTTTGTATACTAAATTTCTTTCAAAATGCTGAAGTTTTAGCTTTAAATTCTTTTGAAAGTCATAATTTCGTATCATCCGCAGTTAAAAATATTGGCCCCGCAGTTGTAAAAATTGATACTGAGCGGTTGGTAGAAAGACAACAATTTGATCCTACTTTACTTGACCCTTTATTAAGGGATTTACTTGGCGAGCAAGGAATTACTCCTGAAAGGGAGAGAGGACAAGGTTCTGGAGTGATCATTAATGACAATGGTTTGGTTCTTACAAACGCGCATGTTGTAGAAAGAGTCGATAATGTTTCAGTTACTTTGGCAGATGGATCTATTTGTGATGGTCAAGTTTTGGGCACAGATGTAGTAACAGATCTAGCTTTAGTAAAAATTGATGGAGATGCTTATTCTGGTTTTGCTCCACTTGGAAATTCTGAAGATCTTGAAGTTGGGGATTGGGCAATAGCTCTTGGTACTCCTTATGGACTTGAAAAAACAGTTACCTTAGGGATTATTAGCAGCCTGCATAGAGATATCAATAGTTTAGGATTTTCAGATAAAAGGCTTGATCTTATTCAGACTGATGCGGCAATAAACCCAGGAAATTCTGGGGGACCACTCATAAATTCCAATGGTGAAGTGATAGGAATTAATACATTAGTAAGAAGTGGCCCTGGAGCTGGTTTAGGTTTTGCGATTCCTATTAATCTAGCTAAAAGTGTTTCTGATCAGCTTCTTAAAAATGGGGAAGTTATTCATCCATATTTAGGTGTACAGTTGATTTCTTTAAATCCTAGAATTGCTAAAGAACATAATCGAGACCCTAATTCGCTAGTTCAATTACCTGAAAGAAATGGAGCTCTAATTCAATCAGTAATACCTAATAGCCCCGCTGAAAAAGCTGGTTTAAGAAGAGGCGATTTAGTAATAGCAGCAGAAAATATTTCTATAAAAGAACCTAAAGCTTTACTGGATGAAGTAGAAAAAGCTCAAATAGGCAAAGTATTTCTTTTAAATATTTTGAGAGATAATAAAGAGATACAAATAAATATCAAACCAGAACCTCTTCCAGGTTTGACATAA
- the rimP gene encoding ribosome maturation factor RimP, with the protein MNKENKSKLEALLEKVAYERDLEIYGLNIQTNQNPIVIEITIRKTNGDDISLNDCALFNTPASDEIEKSNFLNCSYVLEISSQGVSDELTSERDFKTFKGFPVNVELNQKNSKIKFLNGLLYEKSNDYLAINIKGRIRKIPFDEVLKISLCTLKD; encoded by the coding sequence TTGAATAAAGAAAACAAAAGTAAACTAGAAGCTTTATTAGAAAAAGTTGCTTATGAACGGGATTTAGAAATCTACGGTTTAAATATTCAAACTAATCAAAATCCAATTGTTATTGAAATAACTATAAGAAAAACTAATGGAGATGACATTTCCTTAAATGATTGTGCGCTATTTAATACCCCAGCGTCTGACGAAATAGAAAAATCAAATTTTTTAAATTGTTCATATGTGTTAGAAATTAGTAGTCAAGGGGTCAGTGATGAATTAACCTCAGAGAGAGACTTCAAAACTTTTAAGGGTTTTCCAGTTAATGTTGAGTTAAACCAAAAGAATTCAAAAATAAAATTCTTGAATGGTTTACTTTATGAAAAGTCTAATGATTATTTAGCCATTAACATTAAAGGTAGGATAAGGAAAATCCCTTTCGACGAAGTATTAAAAATTAGTCTTTGTACCTTAAAAGATTAA
- the nusA gene encoding transcription termination factor NusA, whose translation MALVILPGLNNLIEDISEEKKLPPNIVEVALREALLKGYEKYRKTFYIGVNQDPFDEEYFSNFDVGLDLDEEGYRILSSKIIVEEVESEDHQISLVEVKQVADDAQIGDTVVLDVTPEKEDFGRMAASTTKQVLAQKLRDQQRKMIQEEFADLEDPVLTARVIRFERQSVIMGVSSGIGRPEVEAELPKRDQLPNDNYRANATFKVFLKEVSEIARKGPQLFVSRANAGLVVYLFENEVPEIQEGTVKIVAVSREANPPSRAVGPRTKVAVDSVEEEVDPVGACIGARGARIQQVVNELRGEKIDVIKWSSNPIQYILNSLSPAKVDQVRLVDPAGQHAHVLVPPDQLSLAIGREGQNVRLAARLTGWKIDVKNSHEYDQEAEDAAVSELITQREDEENLQREAELRLEAEQAERAAEDARLRELYPIPEDEEEYEEEQYEGEEFTDADPLETVQDTEISAKEEKKR comes from the coding sequence ATGGCATTAGTTATTCTCCCAGGTTTAAACAACCTTATTGAAGATATTAGTGAGGAAAAAAAGTTACCTCCTAATATCGTTGAAGTAGCCTTACGCGAAGCTTTGTTAAAGGGATACGAAAAATATAGAAAAACTTTTTACATTGGAGTTAACCAAGATCCATTTGATGAAGAATATTTTAGTAATTTTGATGTTGGACTAGATCTAGATGAAGAAGGTTATAGGATATTATCGAGTAAAATAATAGTTGAAGAAGTTGAGAGCGAAGATCATCAAATATCTCTTGTAGAAGTTAAACAAGTTGCTGATGATGCTCAAATAGGTGACACAGTTGTTTTAGACGTTACTCCAGAAAAAGAGGATTTTGGGAGAATGGCTGCTTCAACAACAAAGCAAGTTTTAGCTCAAAAATTAAGAGATCAACAACGAAAAATGATCCAAGAAGAATTTGCGGATTTGGAAGATCCTGTTTTAACTGCAAGAGTTATAAGATTTGAGAGACAATCAGTCATTATGGGAGTTAGTTCGGGTATTGGAAGACCTGAAGTAGAGGCCGAACTTCCCAAGAGAGATCAATTACCAAATGATAATTATAGAGCAAATGCAACTTTCAAAGTATTTTTGAAGGAAGTTAGCGAAATTGCAAGAAAAGGGCCGCAACTTTTTGTAAGTAGAGCAAATGCTGGTTTAGTGGTTTATTTGTTTGAAAATGAAGTACCGGAAATTCAAGAAGGTACAGTGAAAATTGTTGCTGTTTCAAGAGAAGCCAATCCTCCTTCAAGAGCTGTTGGGCCAAGAACAAAAGTAGCTGTTGACAGTGTCGAAGAAGAAGTGGACCCTGTAGGTGCCTGTATTGGGGCTAGAGGAGCAAGAATTCAACAAGTAGTAAATGAATTAAGAGGAGAAAAAATTGATGTTATTAAATGGTCATCTAATCCAATACAATATATTTTAAACTCTTTAAGTCCTGCTAAAGTCGATCAAGTAAGACTTGTAGACCCAGCAGGGCAACATGCGCACGTACTAGTTCCTCCTGATCAATTAAGTCTCGCAATCGGTAGGGAAGGTCAAAATGTAAGACTTGCCGCAAGATTAACTGGTTGGAAGATTGACGTTAAAAACTCACATGAATACGATCAGGAAGCAGAAGATGCTGCAGTCTCTGAATTAATCACTCAAAGGGAAGATGAAGAGAATCTCCAGAGAGAAGCTGAACTAAGATTAGAAGCAGAACAAGCTGAGCGTGCTGCAGAAGATGCAAGATTAAGGGAGCTTTATCCCATTCCCGAAGATGAAGAAGAATATGAAGAGGAACAATACGAAGGAGAAGAATTCACAGATGCTGATCCATTAGAGACTGTTCAAGATACTGAGATATCTGCCAAAGAGGAGAAAAAACGGTGA
- a CDS encoding YlxR family protein translates to MIQQIPVLRVCISCRKTYDRKDLLKITKDHKQGIMLQKGMGRSAYICKSKKCYSDSKIKKKLQKALKTFLEPEFIEIFEKEITSYNNNPH, encoded by the coding sequence GTGATACAACAAATCCCTGTTTTGCGTGTATGCATTTCATGTAGAAAAACATATGACCGGAAAGATCTTTTAAAGATTACTAAAGATCATAAGCAAGGCATCATGCTTCAAAAGGGTATGGGGAGATCAGCTTACATTTGCAAGTCAAAAAAATGCTACTCAGATTCAAAGATCAAAAAAAAGCTTCAAAAAGCTTTAAAAACATTTTTAGAACCTGAATTTATTGAAATTTTTGAAAAAGAAATTACAAGCTACAATAACAATCCCCATTAA
- the infB gene encoding translation initiation factor IF-2: MTISDKIRIYELSRDLNLENKDILDAAQKLSISVKSHSSSISAEEAKKIKNLINKKNSDKKILSINKPSIKKDNYKQNKEDKSPVISPKKGKPLKDNSNIKPLLIKPLNKPESVKIISNQLQNPNKPNFDKSSQSRANLTNSNRKPSQNFNQDKKTFENNTTPPIKSPAKPPIQLIAKPKNINNNVKSNESSQNISSAGDERRLSNKPGQNTNKPKTKNFNNRMKTPELVGAPIRREDPKINPNKQNNNRQNIAFKQTASNRPGSPNRPGSPNRPGMPNRPGLRNKPSDKGRPGSFNRQGNPNRPGMPNRPGLRNKPSDQGRPGSFNRQGNPNRPGMPNRPGSKFNGQNSSGIRKPVSPNELLQLQKNNNSEKDKLGTKNNAKQNIDEPNQKPKAPNSRPNATPSSKKPPHRTFSNNSKKPGKTDWDDSAKLEALRSKNPQKQRQKVHIIGENDDSLTSETSGYSGEKISILSASLARPKKEKSEETKSQKSIKQFKKKKKETTRQRQKRRALELKAAKEAKQVRPEMIIVPEDNLTVQELADKLSLESSEIIKSLFFKGITATVTQSLDLATIETVAEEFGVPVLQDDIQEAAEKTVDMIESEDIDNLIRRPPVITVMGHVDHGKTSLLDSIRESRVASGEAGGITQHIGAYQVEFEHESQKKKLTFLDTPGHEAFTAMRARGTKVTDVAVLVVAADDGCRPQTLEAISHARAAKVPIVVAINKIDKEGASADRVKQELSEKDLIAEDWGGDTVMVPVSAIKKQNIDKLLEMILLVSEVEDLQANPDRFAKGTVIEAHLDKAKGPVATLLVQNGTLKSGDVLAAGSVLGKIRAMVDEHGNRIKEAGPSFPVEALGFSEVPTAGDEFEVYPDEKTGRAIVGERATDARATKLAQQMASRRVSLSSLSTQANDGELKELNLILKADVQGSVEAILGSLEQLPKNEVQVRVLLSAPGEITETDIDLAAASGSVIIGFNTSLASGAKRAADANDVDIREYEVIYKLLEDIQLAMEGLLEPDLVEESLGQAEVRATFAVGKGAIAGCYIQTGKLQRNCSLRVIRSEKVIFEGNLDSLKRAKDDVKEVNTGFECGVGCDKFSSWIEGDVIEAFKFVTKKRTLAQ; encoded by the coding sequence ATGACTATCAGCGATAAAATCAGAATTTACGAACTTTCCAGAGACTTAAATCTGGAAAATAAAGATATACTTGATGCCGCTCAAAAACTTTCAATTTCAGTAAAAAGCCATAGCAGTTCTATTAGTGCAGAAGAGGCAAAAAAAATTAAAAATCTTATTAATAAAAAGAATTCAGATAAAAAAATACTTTCCATTAACAAACCTTCAATTAAAAAAGATAACTATAAACAAAACAAAGAAGATAAATCTCCTGTTATCTCTCCCAAAAAAGGGAAACCCCTCAAAGACAATTCAAACATAAAGCCATTATTGATAAAACCACTTAACAAGCCTGAGAGTGTAAAAATAATTTCAAATCAACTACAAAATCCCAATAAACCTAATTTTGATAAAAGTTCACAATCCCGAGCCAATCTTACAAATTCCAATAGAAAACCTTCACAAAATTTCAACCAAGATAAAAAAACTTTCGAAAATAATACAACCCCACCTATCAAAAGTCCGGCAAAACCACCTATTCAATTAATTGCAAAGCCTAAAAATATAAATAATAATGTTAAATCTAATGAATCTTCCCAGAACATCTCCAGTGCAGGAGATGAAAGACGACTATCGAACAAACCTGGTCAAAATACGAACAAACCTAAAACAAAAAATTTTAATAATAGAATGAAAACCCCTGAGCTCGTAGGAGCTCCAATAAGAAGAGAAGATCCAAAAATAAATCCAAATAAGCAAAATAATAATAGGCAAAACATTGCTTTTAAACAAACCGCCTCAAACAGACCTGGTTCTCCCAATAGACCTGGTTCTCCCAACAGACCTGGCATGCCCAATAGGCCTGGTTTAAGAAACAAACCTTCAGATAAAGGCAGACCTGGCTCCTTTAATAGGCAAGGCAATCCAAATAGACCTGGTATGCCAAATAGGCCTGGTTTAAGAAACAAACCTTCAGATCAAGGCAGGCCTGGCTCCTTTAATAGGCAAGGCAATCCAAATAGACCTGGTATGCCAAATAGGCCTGGTTCTAAATTCAATGGCCAAAATTCCTCTGGGATTAGGAAGCCAGTATCACCTAACGAACTTTTACAACTGCAAAAAAATAATAACTCTGAGAAAGACAAACTAGGTACAAAGAATAACGCAAAACAAAATATAGATGAACCTAATCAGAAGCCGAAAGCCCCTAATAGTCGTCCAAATGCTACTCCAAGTTCCAAAAAACCTCCTCATAGAACATTTTCAAATAATTCTAAAAAACCTGGAAAGACAGACTGGGACGATAGCGCAAAACTTGAAGCATTAAGAAGCAAAAATCCCCAAAAACAAAGACAGAAAGTTCACATAATTGGTGAGAATGATGATTCATTAACATCTGAAACTAGTGGATATTCAGGCGAAAAAATTTCAATTTTATCAGCAAGTCTGGCGCGTCCTAAGAAAGAAAAGTCTGAGGAAACTAAATCTCAAAAATCTATCAAACAATTTAAAAAGAAGAAAAAAGAGACTACTAGGCAAAGACAGAAAAGAAGAGCTTTGGAGTTAAAGGCTGCCAAAGAAGCAAAACAAGTAAGACCTGAAATGATAATCGTGCCCGAAGATAATTTAACAGTCCAAGAATTAGCCGATAAATTAAGTCTTGAAAGTTCTGAAATAATCAAATCTCTATTTTTTAAAGGAATAACTGCAACTGTTACTCAATCACTCGACTTAGCAACTATTGAAACAGTAGCAGAAGAATTTGGGGTACCTGTTTTACAAGATGATATCCAAGAAGCTGCTGAGAAAACAGTTGATATGATTGAATCTGAAGATATTGATAATCTAATAAGAAGACCACCTGTTATTACAGTGATGGGTCATGTAGATCATGGCAAAACAAGTCTTTTAGATTCCATAAGAGAATCGAGAGTTGCTTCGGGGGAAGCAGGGGGCATCACTCAACACATAGGAGCTTATCAAGTTGAATTTGAACATGAATCTCAAAAGAAAAAATTAACTTTTCTTGATACCCCTGGTCATGAAGCCTTTACTGCAATGAGAGCAAGGGGTACAAAAGTTACAGATGTAGCTGTTCTTGTAGTCGCTGCAGATGATGGCTGCAGACCTCAAACACTAGAAGCTATCAGTCATGCAAGAGCTGCAAAAGTACCAATAGTTGTTGCAATAAATAAAATTGACAAAGAAGGGGCATCTGCAGACAGAGTAAAGCAGGAACTATCAGAAAAAGATTTAATTGCTGAAGATTGGGGAGGAGATACAGTGATGGTTCCAGTAAGTGCTATCAAAAAACAAAACATTGATAAATTACTCGAAATGATTTTATTAGTTTCAGAGGTAGAAGATCTACAAGCTAACCCTGATAGATTTGCAAAAGGTACTGTTATTGAAGCCCACCTAGACAAAGCAAAAGGGCCTGTGGCTACTTTATTAGTACAAAATGGAACCTTGAAATCTGGAGATGTTCTAGCTGCGGGTTCAGTCCTTGGGAAAATTAGAGCAATGGTTGATGAACATGGTAATAGAATCAAAGAAGCAGGGCCATCATTCCCAGTTGAAGCTCTAGGATTTAGTGAAGTACCCACTGCAGGAGATGAATTCGAAGTCTACCCTGATGAGAAAACTGGTCGAGCAATTGTCGGAGAAAGGGCAACAGATGCTAGAGCCACAAAATTAGCTCAGCAAATGGCCTCTAGAAGAGTCAGCTTATCATCCTTATCAACTCAAGCAAATGATGGAGAATTAAAAGAGTTAAACTTAATTCTTAAGGCTGATGTTCAAGGTAGTGTTGAAGCGATATTAGGATCACTAGAACAATTACCAAAAAATGAAGTTCAAGTCAGAGTCCTACTTTCTGCTCCCGGAGAAATAACTGAGACGGATATCGATCTCGCTGCTGCTTCTGGGTCAGTAATCATTGGATTTAACACCTCATTGGCTTCTGGCGCGAAGAGAGCAGCTGATGCTAATGACGTTGATATAAGAGAATATGAAGTAATTTATAAACTCTTAGAAGATATTCAATTGGCCATGGAAGGGCTACTTGAACCAGATCTTGTCGAAGAATCACTAGGGCAAGCTGAAGTTAGAGCAACTTTCGCAGTCGGTAAAGGTGCTATTGCGGGCTGTTATATACAAACTGGCAAATTACAAAGGAATTGTTCTCTGAGAGTTATTAGATCAGAGAAAGTAATATTTGAGGGTAATTTAGACTCTCTAAAAAGAGCTAAAGATGATGTCAAAGAAGTAAATACAGGATTTGAATGTGGAGTTGGCTGCGATAAATTCTCTTCATGGATTGAAGGAGATGTAATCGAAGCATTCAAATTTGTCACCAAAAAGAGGACCTTAGCACAATAA
- a CDS encoding DUF3493 domain-containing protein produces MSKIDPELKKKLLKESQAPFKGLRKILWIAFSGSAFLGLLIMLSRIASGTELQLNNLLIQFGACVIFPTLLFFDRNKD; encoded by the coding sequence ATGTCAAAAATAGATCCTGAATTGAAAAAGAAATTATTAAAGGAATCCCAAGCTCCTTTCAAGGGATTGAGAAAAATATTGTGGATAGCTTTTAGCGGTTCTGCATTTTTGGGACTTCTAATAATGCTTTCCAGAATTGCAAGCGGTACTGAATTACAGCTAAATAACCTTCTCATACAGTTCGGTGCTTGTGTAATATTTCCTACTTTATTATTCTTTGACAGAAATAAAGATTAA
- a CDS encoding ArnT family glycosyltransferase, translated as MFKKILKFRYLFKLFVFIPLIFYFGKRSYIAFDEGFYALQARWILEKGNWIIPLWWDEYVLDRTIGLQFLIAKSQEFFGRNIFSAYLPTTVASILMLFTTYKLHEELFNKKYAIISPLILSTTYLWFDYSHLATQDIIYSCLVTIGVLALVKIKSKNNKLYILLFGIWIGLAFMMKTFLVFVPLLSLIPYIFLKKNFLFIKFFWLGLLIGFIPFLFWTFSINPYLDKNIIYYLVEKFNFLSSKNTFTNPFYYYFWNIPVTYLPWSFFAIIGSIYNISQSKENKYILAYFPLILVATISIFSTKTPYYTLQISSIFSLNTYVGIKYLFNSYRYSRFFIFITSKIIPLFIFALTFTYYFFFKDSINFSTKENTFIVIGLLSFGLCWLSIRHKYSFKEILITLIIGPYLFTSFILQSGLFTDRSRELREKMEYVSSLDLVKNQTIMVDKKGINNSRSQSKIIRISLSTPKLGVGLESINQLKKSELAWTTDLKTIKNNDDSYEVIYENDVLNPWKLILKK; from the coding sequence ATGTTTAAAAAAATTTTAAAATTTAGATATCTTTTTAAATTATTTGTTTTTATTCCACTTATATTTTATTTTGGCAAAAGAAGTTATATTGCGTTTGATGAAGGTTTTTATGCACTACAAGCTAGATGGATATTAGAAAAAGGTAACTGGATAATTCCACTTTGGTGGGATGAATATGTTTTAGATAGAACAATAGGATTACAGTTTTTAATAGCAAAGTCACAAGAGTTTTTTGGAAGAAATATTTTTTCTGCATATCTACCAACAACAGTCGCTTCAATATTGATGTTATTTACAACTTATAAATTGCATGAAGAATTATTTAATAAAAAATATGCAATTATATCTCCACTAATCCTTTCTACTACATATCTATGGTTTGATTACTCACACTTAGCCACTCAAGATATTATTTATTCATGTTTAGTAACTATTGGAGTATTAGCTTTAGTCAAAATAAAAAGTAAAAATAACAAACTCTATATTCTGCTTTTTGGAATTTGGATTGGTTTAGCTTTTATGATGAAAACTTTTTTAGTTTTTGTACCTTTATTATCACTCATACCATATATTTTTTTAAAAAAAAATTTTTTATTCATCAAATTCTTTTGGTTAGGACTACTAATTGGATTCATTCCTTTTTTATTCTGGACTTTTTCTATCAACCCTTATTTAGACAAAAATATTATTTATTACTTAGTTGAAAAGTTTAACTTTCTATCAAGTAAAAATACTTTCACAAATCCTTTCTATTATTATTTCTGGAATATACCGGTAACATATCTGCCATGGAGTTTTTTCGCAATTATTGGTTCAATATACAATATTTCTCAAAGTAAAGAGAATAAATATATACTTGCTTATTTTCCCTTAATTTTAGTAGCGACAATTAGCATTTTCTCTACAAAAACACCCTACTATACTCTACAAATTTCATCTATTTTTTCATTAAATACTTATGTAGGAATAAAATATTTATTCAATTCTTATAGATATAGTCGATTTTTTATATTTATAACTTCAAAAATAATTCCATTATTTATATTTGCCTTAACTTTCACATATTATTTTTTCTTTAAAGATTCTATTAACTTTAGTACAAAGGAAAATACATTTATAGTTATTGGATTATTATCTTTCGGCTTATGTTGGTTATCCATAAGACATAAATATTCGTTCAAAGAAATATTAATAACTCTCATAATAGGGCCATACTTATTTACTTCATTTATTTTGCAATCAGGTTTATTCACAGATAGATCTAGAGAACTAAGAGAGAAAATGGAATATGTTTCATCCCTTGATTTAGTTAAAAATCAAACGATTATGGTTGATAAAAAAGGAATCAACAACTCTCGATCGCAATCAAAAATCATCAGGATTTCTTTATCAACTCCTAAATTAGGTGTGGGATTAGAAAGTATTAATCAGTTAAAAAAATCTGAATTAGCATGGACAACTGACCTTAAAACAATAAAAAATAATGATGATTCTTATGAAGTGATATATGAAAATGATGTTTTAAATCCATGGAAATTAATATTAAAAAAGTAA
- a CDS encoding glycosyltransferase family 2 protein, with amino-acid sequence MRSVNSWNLTNNKLHQFFKDNNEFISIKVRGNAWEPITRWLRLDSRIFRETTSKARITLCDIESLAEIYNYRSIRWKAKKLTPMPTKVIPQSIKNIFRKIPIIKQLAYELEIVFYKYSENISEHLISIVIPARNEAGNRELLINALNKFKNIPNKLEIIFVEGNSNDNTYDILKELKENFSNFFKISLLKQTSKGKKNAVVEGFNISSGETLAIIDSDFTVDIDDSIAAIMESTKNKNILINCARTTFPMEKDAMRWANYIGNRLFAIFLSILINKPVSDSLCGTKVFSRKFFKLMKQNGSWDSKSDPFGDFTIIFEAANNNIKILNYPVRYYARKSGAPNISRWIDGLKLLKVCWIYMISDL; translated from the coding sequence ATGAGATCTGTTAATAGTTGGAATTTAACTAATAATAAACTTCATCAATTTTTCAAAGACAATAACGAATTTATTTCTATTAAAGTCCGTGGAAATGCTTGGGAGCCAATCACTAGATGGCTAAGGTTAGATTCAAGAATTTTTAGAGAAACTACTAGCAAAGCAAGAATAACTTTATGCGATATCGAATCTCTCGCAGAAATTTATAACTATAGATCAATTAGATGGAAAGCAAAAAAACTAACTCCTATGCCCACTAAGGTTATTCCACAATCTATTAAAAATATTTTTCGGAAAATACCAATCATAAAACAACTCGCCTATGAACTCGAAATAGTATTTTATAAATATAGTGAAAATATTTCTGAACATTTAATATCAATAGTTATTCCTGCAAGAAATGAAGCTGGTAATAGAGAACTTTTAATTAATGCTTTAAATAAATTCAAAAATATACCCAATAAATTAGAAATTATATTTGTTGAAGGTAATAGCAATGATAATACATATGACATTTTGAAAGAATTAAAAGAAAATTTCTCAAATTTCTTCAAGATATCTCTTTTAAAACAGACTTCTAAAGGGAAGAAAAATGCAGTCGTGGAGGGATTTAATATTTCTTCAGGTGAGACTCTCGCAATAATTGATAGTGATTTTACTGTGGATATTGATGACAGTATTGCAGCAATTATGGAATCAACCAAAAATAAAAATATCCTTATTAATTGCGCCCGCACAACTTTTCCAATGGAAAAAGATGCGATGAGATGGGCAAATTATATAGGAAATAGACTCTTCGCAATTTTTCTATCAATTCTAATAAATAAGCCTGTATCAGATTCACTCTGTGGAACAAAAGTTTTTTCAAGAAAATTCTTTAAACTTATGAAACAAAACGGAAGTTGGGATTCCAAGTCTGACCCATTTGGAGACTTTACAATAATATTTGAAGCTGCGAATAACAACATTAAAATACTAAATTATCCTGTTAGGTATTATGCTAGAAAATCTGGAGCACCAAATATATCTAGATGGATAGATGGATTAAAACTTCTTAAAGTATGCTGGATTTATATGATTTCTGACTTATGA